A genomic region of Aspergillus oryzae RIB40 DNA, chromosome 1 contains the following coding sequences:
- a CDS encoding uncharacterized protein (predicted protein), producing the protein MAPIRRYLRISKYTILECRIYLENPSDTRWLLDSRDPVLPRIFGAIRPLVLPKLREENERLFARKKGKPVKDVIAEEDFEVSLFLRESRTRHSLLTRHKEFDEPDNASSRKEGAQNPPRPAESSSGVADAGILVESDSESNIDLRDIPQATAEENDKKGKRHRDADEAVDTTANSRASKRRKDEEPDDKKLRFRMNYEGFNIYGWTLCLLVTRKGDKVRANTGSSEPTRQALMEEWMSTQAQGDVDEEQDVS; encoded by the exons ATGGCTCCCATCCGTCGATACCTCAGAATCAGCAAGTATACTATCCTCGAATGTCGGATCTACCTAGAAAACCCATCAGACACGCGATGGCTCCTCGACAGCCGGGATCCCGTCCTCCCCCGAATATTCGGTGCTATTCGCCCGCTAGTTCTACCTAAATTACGCGAGGAGAACGAGAGGCTCTTTGCTcggaagaaagggaaaccaGTGAAAGACGTGATAGCTGAAG AGGACTTTGAGGTTTCGTTATTCCTCCGCGAATCCCGAACACGCCACTCACTCCTCACGCGACACAAGGAGTTCGACGAACCCGATAACGCATCgagcagaaaagaaggagcACAAAATCCACCCCGACCTGCGGAAAGTTCAAGCGGAGTTGCCGATGCTGGTATCTTAGTTGAGAGTGATAGCGAATCTAATATCGATCTACGCGATATCCCTCAAGCCACTGCGGAGGAGAACGATAAAAAGGGCAAACGTCATCGAGATGCAGATGAAGCAGTTGACACCACAGCTAATTCCCGCGCCTCGAAACGTCGAAAGGATGAGGAACCAGATGATAAGAAATTGCGCTTCAGGATGAACTATGAAGGGTTCAACATCTACGGATGGACGCTCTGCCTACTTGTTACACGCAAAGGGGACAAAGTCAGAGCAAACACAGGATCTTCGGAGCCCACGCGCCAGGCTCTAATGGAGGAGTGGATGTCCACACAAGCCCAGGGGGAtgtggatgaagagcaagatgTTAGTTGA